In Thermodesulfobacteriota bacterium, the following proteins share a genomic window:
- a CDS encoding fused MFS/spermidine synthase: protein MNKFFAGKIGPLVVWFFFLSGAASLMYEIIWMRMLTVYAGGSDFSVSIVLAVFMAGLAMGSAIAGRLADCLDGSRRLLIYGWLKLAIGLYGLLFPLLMSWCKPLYALFYHHLLDHFLGYNAASSLISALLLIVPTTLMGITFPLLCRFVIDDLPQAGSLMGRLYGAETLGAATGTLLCGFWLIGGQGITAALTAAVMIHAAIGLFCILFLVPAIRLKTGKDARTPSPAAADRTTGRENFSNHRLLLTHVIPLYALLGISAFCGMAYEVIWTKLIALLLGPTTYSFTIVLFTFITGLALGSIFFGRLADRSRNPFSLLVATQFAAAGSVLVVSHFLGNAQIFFAKILYQLRDHFFLLETAKTGLLFVLMVVPTVFLGASFPVAVRIRTRSLASLGESVGKLYAVSTVGAFLGSFSAGFVLVPLLGKAMGLSTLAGAQVVTAMTASMLAGRRLSLRVVPAVLAATLLAGCLFLPRWDRASLTRGKYLRPDLYGDALENMSLMDSLFLGRKRLSHLCTDQDILWIEDGIGGLVAVGRTVNSLGATIMFLSVNGKIVTSTQWDLHMMTIAGHLPMMFHRNAKSALVIGLGGGITAGEMLHYPLETLDVVEISPEVVAACPLFAPFHNNLLTDPRTHLIVQDARTHVALTDRRYDVIVSDPINPWVAGSAQLFTLDHFRRVKSRLNPDGIFIQWFHAYQSGWDVFSMFGRTFREAFPNSLLVNTAIFGPDYLFVGFADDHQPMPGLDILEQNLPYAVQSANLRMPSASVLYPLIVTDSPASLFGDGRLHTDAHPYMEYLAPRYAYTGGIDFTKQVREGRQRSPLLRSILSRFGDIDHQLDFAEFMASVNVPPFGLVQTANASPSQMTRYRHIVENYCRVNKVEDYSRLSPLDRGICLPLQEQLVLERIDQLITAGNDSWLLAEAYFDLAGIYAAGNGFRRATTAYRQGLLHLPDHQAALSNLAACHERLGEHRQAIDALNRLVLIRPRSAGLMARLAVNYLRLGNPGEALASVEKGLTIDPASNALLSLRNALTGRDPE from the coding sequence ATGAACAAATTTTTTGCCGGTAAAATCGGCCCGCTGGTGGTATGGTTTTTCTTCCTGTCCGGCGCGGCCAGCCTGATGTACGAAATCATCTGGATGCGAATGCTGACGGTCTACGCCGGCGGCAGCGATTTTTCGGTGAGCATCGTACTGGCCGTATTCATGGCCGGGCTGGCCATGGGCAGCGCCATCGCCGGGAGGCTCGCCGACTGTTTGGACGGATCAAGGCGACTCCTCATTTACGGATGGCTGAAACTGGCCATCGGGCTTTATGGCCTCCTCTTCCCCCTCCTGATGTCCTGGTGCAAACCCCTGTATGCGCTTTTCTACCATCATCTGCTGGATCATTTTCTCGGATACAACGCGGCCAGTTCGCTCATTTCAGCACTGCTGCTCATTGTCCCCACGACACTGATGGGCATTACCTTCCCGCTTTTATGCCGCTTTGTGATTGATGATCTGCCGCAAGCCGGCTCCCTCATGGGTCGCCTCTATGGCGCGGAAACGCTGGGAGCCGCGACCGGTACGCTCCTATGCGGATTCTGGCTGATCGGCGGACAGGGCATCACCGCCGCGCTGACGGCGGCGGTGATGATCCATGCCGCCATCGGCTTGTTCTGCATCCTGTTTCTGGTCCCGGCAATTCGACTCAAGACCGGAAAGGACGCCCGGACGCCCTCTCCGGCTGCAGCCGACAGAACGACCGGCCGGGAAAATTTTTCAAATCATCGGCTGCTTCTGACGCATGTGATTCCGCTCTATGCCCTTTTGGGGATTTCCGCCTTCTGCGGCATGGCATACGAGGTCATCTGGACAAAACTTATCGCGTTGCTGTTGGGACCCACCACCTATTCTTTCACCATCGTCCTGTTCACCTTTATTACCGGACTGGCGCTGGGCAGCATCTTTTTCGGCCGGCTGGCGGACCGGAGCCGGAACCCCTTCAGCCTCCTGGTCGCCACTCAATTCGCGGCGGCAGGATCCGTTCTGGTTGTCAGCCACTTTCTGGGCAACGCCCAGATCTTCTTCGCCAAGATTCTGTATCAGTTGCGCGATCATTTCTTCCTGCTGGAAACCGCCAAAACCGGCCTGCTGTTTGTTCTGATGGTCGTACCGACGGTTTTCCTCGGCGCCTCGTTCCCTGTGGCCGTCCGTATCCGCACCCGGAGCCTGGCATCGCTCGGCGAGTCGGTCGGAAAACTTTACGCCGTCAGCACCGTCGGCGCATTTCTCGGCTCCTTTTCCGCGGGGTTTGTGCTGGTTCCGCTTCTTGGCAAGGCCATGGGCCTTTCCACCCTGGCCGGAGCGCAGGTTGTCACGGCCATGACCGCTTCGATGCTGGCCGGCAGGCGCCTCTCGCTTCGGGTCGTCCCGGCAGTCCTCGCGGCCACCCTGCTGGCGGGGTGCCTGTTTCTGCCGAGATGGGACCGCGCGTCGCTGACCCGCGGGAAATACCTGCGTCCCGATCTTTACGGGGACGCGTTGGAAAACATGTCCCTCATGGACAGCCTGTTTCTGGGACGTAAGAGACTGTCGCACCTGTGCACGGACCAGGATATCCTCTGGATCGAAGACGGCATCGGCGGGCTGGTGGCGGTGGGCAGGACCGTCAACAGCCTCGGGGCCACGATCATGTTCCTTTCGGTCAACGGCAAAATCGTTACCTCGACACAGTGGGATCTCCACATGATGACCATCGCCGGCCACCTGCCGATGATGTTTCACCGGAATGCGAAAAGCGCCCTGGTGATCGGCCTGGGCGGCGGCATTACCGCCGGCGAAATGCTGCACTATCCGCTGGAAACGCTTGACGTGGTGGAAATCAGTCCCGAGGTCGTAGCGGCATGCCCGCTGTTTGCGCCGTTTCACAATAACCTCCTGACCGATCCCCGTACACACCTCATCGTTCAGGACGCCCGAACCCATGTGGCCCTGACCGATCGCCGGTACGACGTGATCGTGTCCGACCCCATTAATCCCTGGGTGGCCGGTTCCGCCCAGCTGTTCACCCTGGACCATTTCCGGCGTGTGAAAAGCCGGCTTAACCCGGACGGCATATTTATCCAGTGGTTTCATGCCTATCAGTCGGGCTGGGACGTTTTTTCCATGTTCGGACGGACGTTCCGTGAAGCGTTTCCCAACAGCCTGCTCGTGAACACGGCCATTTTCGGACCGGACTATCTGTTCGTAGGTTTCGCTGACGACCATCAGCCCATGCCGGGCCTCGACATTCTGGAGCAGAACCTCCCCTACGCCGTCCAATCGGCCAACCTGCGCATGCCCAGCGCATCCGTCCTCTACCCCCTGATTGTAACGGATTCCCCCGCCTCGCTCTTCGGCGACGGTCGGCTCCACACCGATGCGCATCCATACATGGAGTATCTTGCCCCTCGCTATGCCTACACTGGCGGCATCGATTTCACGAAACAGGTCAGAGAGGGAAGACAACGCTCGCCGCTGCTGCGATCCATTCTGTCACGGTTTGGCGACATCGACCATCAGCTTGACTTCGCCGAATTCATGGCTTCCGTAAACGTCCCGCCGTTCGGGCTGGTCCAGACAGCGAACGCGAGCCCCTCACAGATGACGCGATACCGGCATATCGTGGAAAACTACTGCCGCGTCAACAAGGTGGAAGACTACAGTCGGTTGTCGCCACTGGATCGGGGTATCTGCCTTCCCCTTCAGGAACAGCTTGTTCTGGAACGAATTGATCAGTTGATCACTGCTGGAAACGATAGCTGGCTGCTCGCTGAAGCATACTTCGACCTGGCCGGAATTTACGCGGCCGGGAACGGCTTCCGACGCGCCACCACCGCTTATCGACAGGGGCTTCTGCATCTGCCCGATCACCAGGCGGCCCTGTCCAACCTGGCGGCCTGTCATGAACGTCTGGGGGAGCACCGCCAGGCTATTGACGCCCTCAACCGGCTGGTCCTGATCCGGC